A single Brevundimonas sp. M20 DNA region contains:
- a CDS encoding DUF885 family protein, with the protein MRRLLVSTVCAVAVLAGAPVASSAQTPAPASADAAIQTEDARLAAFFEQAWQARIALSPQTMTSLGLKTDYDRLDDTTDAAAERSLALAESQLAQMKAQFDPAHLSADSRMSMRLFEYGVEQARLSNRWRDWGYQFAANGNPTTSLPVFMINNHRVSSVPDAEAYVSRLRDSERVMGEIAAELRDRASKGVISPNFVFEPSIANTRNIITGAPFDGGADNPVWADFQRKIGALEADQATKDRLLAESRAALTGEWKRGYEGVLTALAEVQQQAAAMPDRDGGVWRLPDGEAYYNARLRLSTTTDLTADQIHEIGLSEVSRLQGEMQVIMDRVGFTGSLQEMFTLLKTDPRFQYPNTPEGKEQYLTDARAFIAQVMEAAPRWFSDLPEAALEVRAVEAWRESTASIAFYNSPAPDGSRPGIYYVNLSDMTQVLKPQIEGISYHEGAPGHHFQIAWAQEMQGLPSFRRFGGYGAYAEGWGLYAERLGKEMGFYQDPYSDFGRLSTELWRAVRLVTDTGLHAKRWTREQAMDYFRQNSLLSERDIRKEVERYITSPGQATSYKIGELKIMELRQRAQTALGDRFDIRDFHAVVLGSGSVPLDVLETQIDGWIAAGGGAPQS; encoded by the coding sequence ATGCGTCGTCTGCTCGTCTCCACTGTCTGCGCCGTCGCCGTGCTGGCCGGCGCGCCTGTTGCGTCCTCGGCCCAGACCCCGGCGCCCGCTTCCGCCGATGCGGCGATCCAGACCGAGGACGCCCGACTGGCGGCCTTCTTCGAACAGGCCTGGCAGGCGCGGATCGCCCTTTCGCCGCAGACCATGACCTCGCTGGGCCTCAAGACCGACTACGACCGGCTTGACGACACCACCGACGCGGCGGCCGAGCGCTCCCTCGCGCTGGCCGAGAGCCAGCTGGCGCAGATGAAGGCGCAGTTCGATCCGGCTCACCTCAGCGCCGACAGCCGGATGTCGATGCGGCTGTTCGAGTACGGCGTCGAACAGGCCCGGCTGTCGAACCGGTGGCGTGACTGGGGTTATCAGTTCGCCGCCAACGGCAATCCGACGACCAGCCTGCCGGTCTTCATGATCAACAATCATCGCGTCTCCAGCGTCCCGGACGCAGAGGCCTATGTCTCGCGCCTGCGCGACAGCGAGCGTGTGATGGGCGAGATCGCCGCCGAACTGCGCGACCGGGCGTCGAAAGGGGTCATCTCCCCGAACTTCGTGTTCGAACCCTCCATCGCCAACACCCGCAACATCATCACCGGCGCGCCCTTCGACGGCGGTGCGGACAATCCCGTCTGGGCGGATTTCCAGCGCAAGATCGGCGCGCTTGAGGCGGATCAGGCGACAAAGGACCGCCTGCTGGCGGAAAGCCGCGCGGCCCTGACCGGCGAATGGAAGCGCGGCTATGAAGGGGTGCTGACGGCTCTGGCCGAGGTGCAGCAGCAGGCGGCGGCCATGCCCGATCGCGACGGCGGGGTCTGGCGGCTCCCGGACGGCGAGGCCTACTACAACGCCCGCCTGCGCCTCTCGACCACCACCGACCTGACCGCCGACCAGATCCACGAGATCGGCCTCAGCGAGGTCTCACGCCTGCAGGGCGAGATGCAGGTGATCATGGATCGCGTCGGCTTCACCGGCTCGCTGCAGGAGATGTTCACCCTGCTGAAGACCGATCCGCGCTTCCAGTATCCGAACACGCCGGAGGGCAAGGAGCAGTATCTGACCGACGCCCGCGCCTTCATCGCCCAGGTGATGGAGGCCGCCCCGCGCTGGTTCAGCGACCTGCCCGAGGCCGCGCTGGAAGTCCGGGCCGTCGAAGCCTGGCGCGAGTCCACCGCCAGCATCGCCTTCTACAACTCGCCGGCCCCCGACGGCTCACGACCGGGCATCTACTATGTGAACCTGTCGGACATGACCCAGGTGCTGAAGCCCCAGATCGAGGGCATCAGCTACCACGAGGGGGCGCCGGGCCATCACTTCCAGATCGCCTGGGCGCAGGAGATGCAGGGCCTGCCGTCCTTCCGCCGCTTCGGCGGCTACGGCGCATACGCCGAGGGCTGGGGCCTGTACGCCGAGCGTCTGGGCAAGGAGATGGGCTTCTATCAGGACCCTTATTCGGACTTCGGCCGCCTCTCGACCGAGCTATGGCGCGCGGTGCGTCTGGTCACCGACACCGGCCTGCACGCCAAGCGCTGGACCCGCGAACAGGCGATGGACTATTTCCGCCAGAACTCCCTGCTGTCCGAACGCGACATCCGGAAGGAGGTCGAGCGCTACATCACCAGCCCCGGTCAGGCGACCAGCTACAAGATCGGCGAGTTGAAGATCATGGAGCTGCGCCAGCGCGCGCAAACGGCGCTGGGCGATCGCTTCGACATCCGCGACTTCCACGCGGTCGTGCTGGGTTCGGGCTCGGTGCCGCTCGACGTTCTGGAGACCCAGATCGACGGCTGGATCGCGGCGGGCGGGGGCGCGCCGCAATCGTGA
- a CDS encoding metalloregulator ArsR/SmtB family transcription factor, with product MQRVFEALSSQIRRKILAYLAHTDLTAGEIAARFEISKPAVSQHLTVLENAGLVTSEKKGQYVHYSLVPDHLANTLHSYAQEVCPVSKPLKAESAEIAKTRED from the coding sequence ATGCAGCGCGTGTTCGAAGCCCTCTCTTCCCAGATCCGTCGAAAGATTCTGGCCTACCTCGCCCACACCGATCTGACGGCGGGCGAGATCGCGGCGCGGTTCGAGATTTCCAAGCCTGCAGTCAGCCAGCACCTGACCGTGCTTGAGAACGCCGGCCTCGTGACCAGCGAGAAGAAGGGCCAGTACGTTCACTACAGTTTGGTGCCCGACCATCTGGCCAATACACTGCACAGCTATGCGCAGGAGGTTTGCCCGGTCTCCAAACCGCTGAAGGCCGAAAGCGCCGAGATCGCCAAGACCCGCGAGGACTGA
- a CDS encoding acyl-CoA desaturase — protein MTHAHDDLCAVNSLIETPDCSPVEGRVVWDPAHSVWNGGMLAGALVLGPLTVSPGALAVFALTTGGALLLGHSVGFHRGLIHGSFKCPLWLEHLLVWIGTAVGMSGPFWMIRTHDLRDWAQRQSDCHDYLAHRRPMLIDAIWQMHCRLELAHPPAFDMGRVGRDRFYRFLERTWMLQQVPIAGGLYLLGGWGFVVWGVCARVSASVVGHWFVGHLAHRRGPQSWLVEGAGVQAHDVPWAAIPTMGEAWHNNHHAFPGSARIGLHPGQSDWGYRFIRLLEKAGLAWDVRTPETMGARKVLVAAKS, from the coding sequence ATGACGCACGCGCATGACGACCTCTGCGCGGTCAATAGCCTGATCGAGACGCCCGATTGCTCACCGGTCGAGGGACGGGTGGTCTGGGATCCGGCGCACTCGGTGTGGAACGGCGGGATGCTGGCCGGCGCGCTGGTGCTGGGGCCGTTGACAGTCAGTCCGGGCGCGCTGGCGGTGTTCGCCCTGACGACCGGCGGCGCCCTGCTGCTGGGCCATTCGGTCGGATTTCATCGGGGACTGATCCACGGCAGCTTCAAATGCCCGCTTTGGCTGGAGCATCTGCTGGTCTGGATCGGGACCGCCGTGGGCATGAGCGGACCGTTCTGGATGATCCGCACCCATGATCTGCGTGACTGGGCGCAGCGCCAGTCTGACTGTCATGACTATCTGGCCCACCGACGGCCCATGCTGATTGATGCCATCTGGCAGATGCATTGCCGGCTGGAACTGGCGCATCCGCCCGCCTTTGATATGGGCCGGGTCGGGCGGGACCGTTTCTATCGTTTCCTCGAACGCACATGGATGCTGCAGCAGGTTCCGATCGCGGGCGGGCTCTACCTTCTGGGTGGCTGGGGCTTCGTGGTCTGGGGCGTGTGCGCGCGGGTGTCGGCCTCGGTGGTCGGTCACTGGTTCGTCGGCCATCTGGCGCACCGGCGCGGGCCGCAGAGCTGGCTGGTCGAGGGGGCGGGCGTGCAGGCGCATGATGTGCCCTGGGCCGCGATCCCGACGATGGGCGAGGCCTGGCACAACAATCATCACGCCTTCCCCGGCTCGGCCCGCATCGGCCTGCATCCCGGCCAGAGCGACTGGGGCTACCGGTTCATCCGGTTGCTGGAGAAGGCCGGCTTGGCGTGGGATGTGCGGACGCCCGAGACCATGGGCGCGCGCAAGGTGCTGGTGGCGGCGAAGTCCTAG
- a CDS encoding DUF6655 family protein has protein sequence MTLRAFALLPVALMGLTACASTSETYPSRSATEQLLIARAADRAVEGLTLPIPAGSRVFVDDTYFRAESSPYAVSAIRNALSDAGYALAPSKAEADAVFELRIGALSLEQMRRVFGLPDMRVPINETFNVVSIPELSVYSRRDRIGVAEFSGFLYEPKTGAPLGGVLPMTGQFRIRSHKLFMILTFGQQSVDPGERDPGDSWRQF, from the coding sequence GTGACCTTGAGAGCTTTCGCCCTTCTGCCTGTGGCCCTGATGGGCCTGACGGCCTGCGCCTCCACATCCGAGACCTATCCGTCGCGCTCCGCGACGGAGCAGCTGCTGATCGCCCGCGCGGCGGATCGGGCGGTCGAGGGCCTGACCTTGCCGATCCCGGCGGGCTCGCGCGTCTTCGTGGACGACACCTATTTCCGCGCCGAAAGCAGCCCCTACGCCGTCAGCGCCATCCGCAACGCCCTGTCGGACGCCGGCTACGCCCTGGCCCCGAGCAAGGCCGAGGCCGACGCGGTGTTTGAACTGCGCATCGGCGCCCTGTCGCTGGAGCAGATGCGTCGCGTCTTCGGTCTTCCGGACATGCGGGTGCCGATCAACGAGACCTTCAACGTCGTCTCAATCCCGGAACTGTCGGTCTACAGCCGCCGCGACCGGATCGGCGTGGCCGAGTTCTCGGGCTTCCTCTACGAGCCCAAGACGGGCGCCCCGCTGGGCGGCGTCCTGCCGATGACCGGCCAGTTCCGCATCCGCAGCCACAAGCTCTTCATGATCCTGACCTTCGGCCAGCAGAGCGTCGATCCCGGTGAGCGCGACCCCGGCGACAGCTGGCGTCAGTTCTAG
- a CDS encoding VOC family protein codes for MRYLHTMVRVTDLDASLRFWCDLLGLQEMRRMENEKGRFTLIFLAAPKDTARSEAERAPEVELTYNWDPETYTGGRNFGHLAYKVDDIYAACQRLADGGVTINRPPRDGHMAFVRSPDGISIELLQEGEPLAPAEPWASMPNTGSW; via the coding sequence ATGCGTTATCTGCACACCATGGTCCGCGTGACCGACCTCGACGCCTCGCTGCGCTTCTGGTGCGACCTTCTGGGTCTGCAGGAGATGCGCCGGATGGAGAACGAGAAGGGCCGCTTCACCCTGATCTTCCTCGCCGCACCCAAGGACACGGCGCGCTCCGAGGCTGAACGCGCCCCCGAAGTCGAACTGACCTACAACTGGGATCCCGAGACCTACACCGGCGGCCGCAATTTCGGCCATCTGGCCTACAAGGTCGATGACATCTACGCCGCCTGCCAGAGGCTGGCCGACGGCGGGGTGACCATCAATCGTCCGCCCCGTGATGGCCACATGGCCTTCGTCCGGTCGCCGGACGGCATCTCCATCGAGCTGCTGCAGGAAGGCGAGCCGCTGGCGCCCGCCGAACCCTGGGCCTCCATGCCCAACACGGGGAGCTGGTGA
- a CDS encoding YqaA family protein — translation MLRKLYDWVFSLARSKHATKSLAVVSFAESSFFPIPPDVMLAPMILARPEKAYFYAGVCTVASVLGGIAGYAIGYFLTDVGLWLMSVLGHAEGLEEFKRWFEQWGLAVILVKGLTPIPYKLVTIASGLAAFSFPAFVAASVVTRGGRFFLEAWILKTWGPAMLEMVEKRLALWTVIGLVVLIGAFAAVKLLF, via the coding sequence ATGCTTCGCAAGCTTTACGACTGGGTCTTCTCGCTGGCCCGCAGCAAGCACGCCACCAAGTCGTTGGCGGTGGTCTCTTTCGCCGAGAGCTCTTTTTTCCCGATTCCGCCAGACGTGATGCTGGCGCCGATGATCCTGGCGCGGCCGGAGAAGGCCTATTTCTACGCCGGGGTCTGCACCGTGGCCTCGGTGCTGGGCGGCATCGCGGGCTATGCGATCGGCTATTTCCTGACGGATGTCGGCCTGTGGCTGATGAGCGTGCTGGGCCATGCCGAGGGCCTGGAGGAGTTCAAACGCTGGTTTGAGCAATGGGGTCTGGCGGTCATTCTGGTGAAGGGCCTGACGCCCATCCCCTACAAGCTGGTGACCATCGCCTCTGGTCTGGCCGCTTTCAGCTTCCCGGCGTTCGTGGCCGCGTCGGTTGTGACGCGCGGCGGACGCTTCTTCCTGGAAGCCTGGATTCTGAAGACATGGGGCCCGGCCATGCTCGAGATGGTCGAGAAGCGTCTGGCCCTGTGGACGGTGATCGGACTGGTCGTGCTGATCGGCGCCTTCGCGGCGGTGAAGCTGCTCTTCTAA
- a CDS encoding disulfide bond formation protein B, whose product MRGLYRLLTRWWTAFALAASLALLGFAHASEVIWDISPCNLCLKAREVYWGAAAVALVATLWHLLSRGSRGTPRIAAFLLAVIFATGAVTSVFHMGGELKWWSLPATCMGGGSVDLASMASLAMGTGPVEKVAMCDAVTWSFLGLSMAGWNAIIAAALAVFSLLAAKRPKDARAPRP is encoded by the coding sequence ATGAGAGGCTTGTACCGACTCCTGACGCGGTGGTGGACCGCATTCGCCCTGGCCGCTTCGCTGGCCTTGCTGGGCTTTGCCCATGCGTCAGAGGTGATCTGGGACATCTCTCCCTGCAATCTGTGCCTGAAGGCGCGCGAGGTTTACTGGGGCGCCGCCGCCGTTGCCCTGGTGGCGACCCTGTGGCACCTGCTCAGCCGGGGCAGCCGGGGCACTCCGCGCATCGCCGCCTTCCTGCTGGCCGTGATCTTCGCCACGGGCGCCGTGACCTCCGTCTTCCACATGGGCGGCGAGTTGAAGTGGTGGAGCCTGCCGGCGACCTGCATGGGCGGCGGTTCGGTGGATCTGGCCAGCATGGCTTCGCTGGCCATGGGCACCGGCCCGGTCGAGAAGGTGGCCATGTGCGACGCGGTGACGTGGAGCTTCCTCGGCCTGAGCATGGCAGGGTGGAACGCCATCATCGCGGCCGCGCTGGCCGTGTTCAGCCTGCTTGCTGCGAAAAGGCCCAAGGATGCCCGCGCCCCGCGACCCTGA
- a CDS encoding demethoxyubiquinone hydroxylase family protein: MPAPRDPDPVPPSDTVVHDARRIPLPRPGRGASQRRRGEILRVDHAGEYAAVHIYRAQQAVFEGRRGKDAIAADMAEMGRQEEVHLARFNALLNAEGVRPTVMTPIWRLAALTLGAGTALISEKAAHACTEAVEAVIEEHYADQIAELREQDPALAAELSVFRDEELAHHDHAVEHGSRDAPAYELLSAVIKAGCKVAIKVSERI, from the coding sequence ATGCCCGCGCCCCGCGACCCTGATCCCGTTCCGCCGTCGGACACCGTGGTTCACGATGCCCGCCGCATTCCGCTGCCGCGTCCCGGTCGGGGCGCCAGCCAGCGGCGTCGCGGCGAAATCCTGCGGGTCGATCACGCCGGCGAATACGCCGCGGTGCACATCTATCGCGCCCAGCAGGCGGTGTTCGAGGGCCGCCGGGGCAAGGACGCCATCGCCGCCGACATGGCCGAGATGGGGCGTCAGGAAGAGGTGCATCTGGCCCGCTTCAACGCCCTGCTGAACGCCGAGGGGGTCCGCCCGACGGTGATGACCCCGATCTGGCGTCTGGCCGCCCTGACGCTGGGCGCCGGCACGGCCCTGATCAGCGAGAAGGCCGCCCACGCCTGCACCGAGGCGGTCGAGGCCGTCATCGAGGAACACTACGCCGACCAGATCGCGGAACTGCGCGAGCAGGACCCGGCGCTGGCCGCCGAGCTGAGCGTCTTCCGCGATGAGGAGCTGGCCCACCACGATCACGCCGTTGAACACGGCAGCCGCGACGCCCCAGCCTATGAACTGCTCAGCGCGGTCATCAAGGCGGGCTGCAAGGTGGCGATCAAGGTGTCCGAACGGATCTGA
- a CDS encoding esterase-like activity of phytase family protein, protein MIALRRGLAAFALLALSACATVTTLPPTPALLPGWTAAAAGTRPVNLGLPGGAVLADNVRFAGGIEIVLDDTSPLHSLSDLKLIGDAHGFISVSDAGDLVRGRLVLDRRGRLTGVDGLQYRRLTLLDGAPITEKFDGDAEGLLITPQGDLFISFERNHRIWNYGAPDAPRTQPTPERHPSVEFPLNDGMEGISAGHAGEWRVTGENGGVWDCRPQACATVTPVPDLPATDADFRVTGLDRDPSGPGYYVLQRLFRAPADVRAHLRYMAADGTLGPVLVELKFPGTTDNFEGLAAVAHRGGTRLYILSDDNTSKKQRTLLLAFDVTR, encoded by the coding sequence ATGATCGCCCTGCGCCGTGGGCTCGCCGCCTTCGCCCTGCTGGCCCTGTCAGCCTGCGCCACCGTCACGACCCTGCCGCCGACGCCCGCGCTTCTGCCGGGCTGGACCGCCGCCGCGGCAGGAACCCGGCCGGTCAACCTCGGCCTGCCCGGCGGCGCGGTTCTGGCGGATAACGTCCGCTTCGCGGGCGGGATCGAGATCGTTCTGGACGACACCTCGCCCCTGCACAGCCTGTCGGATCTGAAGCTGATCGGCGACGCGCACGGCTTCATCAGCGTCAGCGATGCGGGCGATCTGGTGCGCGGTCGGCTGGTGCTGGACCGCCGCGGCCGCCTGACCGGGGTGGACGGATTGCAGTACCGTCGCCTGACCCTGCTGGACGGCGCCCCGATCACTGAGAAGTTCGATGGCGACGCGGAGGGGCTGCTGATCACCCCGCAGGGCGACCTGTTCATCAGCTTTGAGCGCAATCACCGCATCTGGAACTACGGCGCGCCGGACGCCCCCCGAACGCAACCCACGCCGGAGCGTCACCCGTCCGTCGAGTTCCCGCTGAACGACGGCATGGAAGGCATTTCGGCCGGGCACGCAGGCGAGTGGCGTGTAACGGGCGAGAACGGCGGGGTCTGGGACTGCCGCCCCCAGGCCTGCGCGACTGTAACCCCGGTCCCGGATCTGCCCGCCACGGACGCTGACTTCCGCGTCACCGGTCTTGATCGCGACCCGTCAGGCCCCGGCTACTATGTGCTGCAGCGCCTGTTCCGCGCGCCTGCCGATGTCCGCGCCCACCTCCGTTACATGGCCGCCGACGGAACTCTCGGTCCGGTTCTGGTGGAGCTGAAATTCCCCGGTACGACGGACAATTTCGAGGGATTGGCGGCAGTCGCCCACAGGGGTGGAACGCGCCTCTACATCCTGTCGGACGACAACACCTCGAAGAAGCAGCGGACACTGCTGCTGGCCTTCGATGTCACCCGATAG
- the cobT gene encoding cobaltochelatase subunit CobT — protein MAAAETPADLFKRALAHAARALAEQSELEVVFGSDGPKLSNGVLTLPHPPRDPGAPESASLRGQADRLALRLANHDESVSARLRPIDSKAAEVFDAVEQARVEAVGSQSLAGVRANMNSALLTRLEKSGALRITDAERVPVAEAVALLVRERLTGQRAPDGAGTLLDLVRTELENKAGRKLDALTEVAEDQAAFGERLRDVLKALDMDPGDGRGDDVSEDSGEDEPDPQDPDAADEEDQEDEEDAGGGEGQSMDGATDDQTAADERDARPDGSPADPNGEATEEGPELNEGAQPNRRQTADDGRAIDAYRVFTTAYDEIIDAADLCDPTELERLRGMLDQQLTALSSVVARLANKLQRRLMAQQNRSWHFDLEEGVLDTARLTRIVTDPTSPLSFKAESESPFRDTVVTLLLDNSGSMRGRPIMVAAVCADILARTLERCGVKVEILGFTTRAWKGGLSRESWITAGKPASPGRLNDLRHIIYKAADAPWRRAKKNLGLMMREGLLKENIDGEALLWAHDRLMARPEQRRILMVISDGSPVDDSTQSANAALYLDKHLRQVIEQLETKSSVELLAIGIGHDVTRWYRRALTIVDVEQLGGAMIEKLAELFDARDSAPKRRRKAA, from the coding sequence ATGGCCGCCGCCGAGACCCCTGCAGACCTGTTCAAACGCGCCCTGGCGCACGCCGCCCGCGCGCTGGCCGAACAGTCGGAGCTGGAGGTCGTGTTCGGCTCGGACGGACCGAAGCTGTCAAACGGCGTCCTGACGCTGCCACATCCCCCGCGCGATCCGGGCGCTCCGGAGAGCGCCAGTCTGCGCGGCCAGGCCGACCGGCTGGCCCTGCGACTGGCCAATCATGACGAGAGCGTCAGCGCCCGCCTGCGCCCCATCGACAGCAAGGCGGCCGAGGTGTTCGACGCGGTCGAGCAGGCGCGGGTCGAGGCCGTGGGCTCGCAGTCTTTGGCCGGTGTGCGCGCCAACATGAACTCCGCCCTGCTGACCCGACTTGAGAAGTCGGGCGCCCTGCGCATCACCGACGCCGAGCGCGTGCCAGTGGCCGAAGCCGTGGCCCTGCTGGTGCGCGAGCGACTGACCGGACAACGGGCGCCTGACGGGGCCGGAACCCTGCTGGACCTCGTGCGGACCGAGCTGGAGAATAAGGCGGGGCGCAAGCTCGACGCCCTGACCGAAGTGGCCGAGGATCAGGCGGCCTTCGGCGAGCGGCTCAGGGATGTGCTCAAGGCCCTGGACATGGACCCGGGCGACGGGCGCGGCGATGACGTCTCCGAGGACTCCGGCGAGGACGAGCCCGATCCCCAGGACCCCGACGCCGCCGACGAGGAGGATCAGGAAGACGAGGAGGACGCCGGCGGCGGCGAGGGCCAGTCGATGGACGGCGCCACCGACGACCAGACCGCCGCCGACGAGCGGGACGCCCGCCCCGACGGCTCGCCCGCCGACCCGAATGGCGAGGCCACCGAGGAGGGTCCGGAGCTGAACGAGGGCGCCCAGCCCAATCGCCGGCAAACCGCCGACGACGGTCGCGCCATCGACGCCTACCGCGTCTTCACCACCGCCTATGACGAAATCATCGACGCGGCTGACCTGTGCGACCCGACCGAGTTGGAACGACTGCGCGGCATGCTGGACCAGCAGCTGACGGCTCTTTCGTCAGTGGTGGCCCGTCTGGCCAACAAGCTGCAACGCCGCCTGATGGCCCAACAGAACCGCAGCTGGCATTTCGATCTGGAGGAGGGGGTGCTGGACACCGCCCGCCTGACCCGCATCGTCACCGACCCGACCAGCCCGCTGAGCTTCAAGGCCGAAAGCGAGAGCCCGTTCCGCGACACCGTCGTGACCCTGTTGCTGGACAACTCCGGCTCCATGCGGGGCCGCCCGATCATGGTCGCCGCCGTCTGCGCCGACATTCTGGCGCGGACGCTGGAACGGTGCGGGGTGAAGGTGGAAATCCTCGGCTTCACCACCCGGGCGTGGAAGGGCGGCCTGTCCCGTGAAAGCTGGATCACCGCCGGAAAGCCCGCCAGTCCGGGACGCCTGAACGACCTGCGCCACATCATCTACAAGGCGGCGGACGCCCCCTGGCGGCGGGCCAAGAAGAATCTCGGCCTGATGATGCGCGAAGGCCTGCTGAAGGAGAACATCGACGGCGAGGCCCTGCTGTGGGCGCACGACCGCCTGATGGCCCGGCCCGAGCAACGTCGCATCCTGATGGTCATCTCGGACGGCTCCCCGGTCGATGACTCGACCCAGTCGGCCAATGCGGCCCTGTATCTGGACAAGCACCTGCGGCAGGTGATCGAGCAGCTTGAGACGAAATCGTCCGTCGAATTGCTGGCCATCGGCATCGGCCACGACGTGACCCGCTGGTATCGCCGCGCCCTGACCATCGTGGACGTGGAACAGCTGGGCGGCGCCATGATCGAGAAGCTGGCCGAACTCTTCGACGCCCGGGACAGCGCGCCGAAGCGCCGGAGGAAGGCTGCATGA
- the ppa gene encoding inorganic diphosphatase, producing the protein MNLDAIPVGPNPPWDINVVIEIPQGGLPVKYEMDKESGALFVDRFLHTAMYYPGNYGFIPHTLSDDGDPCDVIVLNPTPVVPGCVIRCRPIGVLKMVDEAGGDEKILAVPVDKLNPYYTDIASYRQLPAILVEQIEHFFTRYKDLEKGKSVTVKGWGDAGEAAELIAAGIKAADEKKKAKAANAA; encoded by the coding sequence ATGAACCTCGACGCCATCCCCGTCGGCCCGAACCCGCCCTGGGACATCAACGTCGTCATCGAGATCCCGCAGGGCGGCCTGCCGGTGAAGTACGAAATGGACAAGGAGTCGGGCGCGCTGTTCGTCGACCGCTTCCTGCACACCGCCATGTACTATCCGGGCAACTATGGCTTCATCCCGCACACCCTGTCGGACGACGGCGATCCCTGCGATGTGATCGTGCTGAACCCGACCCCGGTCGTTCCGGGCTGCGTCATCCGCTGCCGCCCGATCGGCGTGCTGAAGATGGTCGATGAAGCCGGTGGCGACGAAAAGATTCTGGCCGTGCCGGTCGACAAGCTGAACCCGTACTACACGGACATCGCCAGCTACCGTCAGCTGCCCGCCATTCTGGTCGAGCAGATCGAGCACTTCTTCACCCGCTACAAGGATCTGGAGAAGGGCAAGTCGGTCACGGTCAAGGGCTGGGGCGACGCCGGCGAAGCCGCCGAACTGATCGCCGCCGGCATCAAGGCCGCCGACGAGAAGAAAAAGGCCAAGGCCGCCAACGCGGCCTGA
- a CDS encoding DUF599 domain-containing protein, translated as MTTLDYVALGLFFVCWLGYEPLLKLLARRSGTLNDDMTIVRRVWMTAMTHREIRLVDSQLMGHSINSAIFFASTNLLLIAAVGGILFGGQAALEGFASVGAEAVPTRVLEAKLALILICLVRGLLDFIWSLRQMNYTLALIGAAPEIHTEADRVALGEAATNLLNPALGAFSQGVRGYYFALAAAAWLFGPLWLAAGVAASFCLLVWRQSGSPAARAIRSARRLLEP; from the coding sequence ATGACGACCCTGGACTATGTGGCGCTGGGCCTCTTCTTTGTCTGCTGGCTGGGCTACGAGCCATTGCTCAAGCTGCTCGCCCGTCGCTCCGGCACCCTGAACGACGACATGACCATCGTCCGCCGTGTCTGGATGACGGCGATGACCCATCGGGAGATCCGGCTGGTCGACAGCCAGTTGATGGGTCACTCGATCAATTCGGCCATTTTTTTCGCCTCCACCAACCTGCTGCTGATCGCGGCCGTCGGCGGTATCCTGTTCGGCGGGCAGGCGGCCCTGGAAGGCTTCGCTTCGGTGGGCGCGGAAGCCGTGCCGACCCGCGTGCTGGAGGCCAAGCTGGCCCTGATCCTGATCTGTCTGGTGCGCGGCCTGCTGGATTTCATCTGGTCGCTGCGTCAGATGAACTACACCCTGGCCCTGATCGGAGCCGCGCCGGAAATCCATACCGAGGCGGATCGGGTGGCGCTGGGCGAGGCGGCGACCAATCTGTTGAACCCGGCGCTGGGCGCCTTCAGTCAGGGGGTGCGGGGTTACTACTTCGCCCTGGCCGCGGCGGCCTGGCTTTTCGGGCCGTTGTGGCTTGCCGCCGGGGTGGCCGCGTCATTCTGCCTGCTCGTCTGGCGGCAATCCGGGTCACCCGCGGCGCGGGCGATCCGCAGCGCCCGGCGACTGTTGGAGCCCTGA